In one Victivallis lenta genomic region, the following are encoded:
- a CDS encoding class I SAM-dependent methyltransferase: MELSFDTVDHGNGFDFGRAAADYAKYRDIYPASLYRKLEETGAVRAGLRVLDAGTGTGVLPRAMYGTGARFTGIDLSPEQIEAARALSAGKAIEYRVSPAESTPFPARSFDTVTACQCIRYFDPERFSAELARIMVPGGLLAVVHMNWLPHEDPVARMSEELILACNPAWTGGGFRPSPLQEYGPAKERFTRQAAFAWREALPFSIDSWAGRLRSCRGLGASLPPERVAAFERQLRTRLAGEAGERFTVLHYVEIELHRLNGVRGL; this comes from the coding sequence ATGGAACTCTCTTTTGATACGGTCGACCACGGCAACGGGTTCGATTTCGGCCGCGCGGCGGCGGACTACGCGAAATACCGCGACATCTACCCGGCTTCGCTCTACCGGAAGCTGGAGGAAACCGGCGCCGTCCGCGCCGGTCTGCGCGTGCTCGACGCCGGCACCGGCACCGGCGTACTGCCGCGCGCGATGTACGGCACCGGCGCCCGGTTCACCGGCATCGACCTCTCCCCGGAACAGATAGAAGCGGCCCGCGCCCTGTCGGCAGGAAAAGCGATCGAATACCGCGTATCTCCGGCCGAATCGACGCCGTTCCCGGCCCGAAGCTTCGATACGGTGACGGCCTGCCAGTGCATCCGATACTTCGATCCGGAGCGTTTTTCCGCCGAGCTCGCCAGAATCATGGTTCCCGGCGGACTCCTCGCCGTGGTCCACATGAACTGGCTCCCGCACGAAGACCCGGTCGCCCGGATGTCGGAGGAACTGATCCTCGCATGCAACCCGGCCTGGACCGGCGGCGGCTTCCGCCCCTCCCCGCTCCAGGAATACGGTCCGGCAAAAGAGCGCTTCACCCGCCAGGCGGCCTTTGCCTGGCGCGAAGCCCTGCCGTTCAGCATCGACAGCTGGGCCGGGCGGCTCCGGAGCTGCCGCGGCCTCGGCGCCTCGCTGCCGCCGGAGCGCGTCGCCGCATTCGAACGGCAGCTCCGGACCCGGCTGGCCGGAGAAGCAGGCGAACGGTTCACGGTCCTGCACTATGTCGAAATCGAACTTCACCGGCTGAACGGCGTCAGGGGGCTTTGA